From the genome of Aspergillus fumigatus Af293 chromosome 1, whole genome shotgun sequence, one region includes:
- the zfpB gene encoding C2H2-type zinc finger protein has protein sequence MQPASPGSSDCSSYDYITQNSAISYYPSGRQDSYAYPPPTIAPAEKRLSGHSASDPPSPPRSIGGSKDGAGAKGTKKNKYPCPFAASHGCSATFTTSGHAARHGKKHTGEKSVHCPICNKAFTRKDNMKQHIRTHRTHSEDMPSGTGDRDGEAASSRWAPGRTSPPDNHSRSTSQSQTDGNVYHRSTSTMNMTTSSGSQRRHSPY, from the coding sequence ATGCAGCCCGCGTCACCTGGTTCCTCCGATTGCTCCTCCTACGATTACATCACTCAAAACAGCGCAATCAGTTACTATCCCTCTGGCCGACAAGACTCTTACGCTTATCCCCCTCCCACGATTGCACCCGCCGAGAAGCGATTGAGCGGCCACTCGGCGTCTGACCCCCCATCCCCGCCGCGATCCATTGGCGGATCTAAAGATGGAGCCGGTGCCAAAGGGACCAAAAAGAACAAATACCCTTGCCCGTTCGCAGCCAGCCATGGATGTTCAGCGACTTTCACCACATCCGGCCACGCCGCACGCCACGGCAAAAAACACACGGGAGAGAAGAGTGTGCATTGCCCCATATGCAACAAGGCCTTTACTCGAAAGGACAATATGAAACAACATATCCGAACTCACCGCACGCATTCAGAAGACATGCCCTCGGGAACAGGCGACCGCGATGGCGAGGCTGCCAGCAGCCGGTGGGCACCAGGGCGAACCAGCCCACCTGATAACCATTCGCGGTCGACGAGTCAGTCGCAGACGGATGGAAATGTCTATCACCGCAGCACGAGTACCATGAATATGACAACGTCTAGCGGAAGTCAACGTCGGCATTCACCTTACTGA